Proteins encoded by one window of Salvia splendens isolate huo1 chromosome 7, SspV2, whole genome shotgun sequence:
- the LOC121742055 gene encoding ABC transporter F family member 1-like gives MVSDASKKKAAQKKAAAAAKRGAKATASKAAAPENGSSNVDGLSSGVGDLVISDRTCTGVLCSHPLSRDIRIESLSLTFHGHDLIVDSELELNYGRRYGLLGLNGCGKSTLLTSIGARELPIPEHMDIYHLSREIEASDMSSLQAVISCDEERLKLEKEVEILSTQDDGGGEALERIYERLDALDAATAEKRAAEILFGLGFTKQMQEKKTRDFSGGWRMRIALARALFMNPTILLLDEPTNHLDLEACVWLEETLKKFERILVVVSHSQDFLNGVCTNIIHMQSKKIKLYSGNYDQYVQTRSELEENQMKQYKWEQEQIASMKEYIARFGHGSAKLARQAQSKEKTLAKMERGGLTEKVARDKVLVFNFTDVGKLPPPVLQFVEVKFGYTPDNLIYKNLDFGVDLDSRVALVGPNGAGKSTLLKLMTGDLVPQDGMVRRHNHLRIAQFHQHLAEKLDVEMSALQYMMGEYPGHEEEKMRAIIGRFGLTGKAQVMPMKNLSDGQRSRVIFAWLAWRQPHMLLLDEPTNHLDIETIDSLAEALNNWDGGLVLVSHDFRLINQVAKEIWVCENQAVTRWEGDIMDFKRHLRARAGLFD, from the exons ATGGTGTCTGATGCGAGTAAGAAAAAGGCGGCTCAGAAGAAGGCCGCGGCCGCCGCTAAAAGAGGCGCTAAGGCCACAGCATCTAAGGCGGCTGCGCCTGAGAACGGTAGCAGCAATGTTGATGGTCTGTCCAGCGGAGTTGGGGATCTTGTCATTTCTGATCGGACGTGTACCGGTGTTCTCTGCTCCCATCCTTTGTCCCGAGATATTCGG ATAGAATCTCTTTCCCTGACTTTCCATGGCCATGATCTAATAGTTGACTCTGAACTAGAACTGAACTATGGCAG ACGTTATGGTTTGCTTGGCTTGAATGGCTGTGGAAAGTCTACTCTTCTTACTTCAATAGGTGCCCGTGAGCTTCCAATTCCAGAGCACATGGATATTTATCACCTTTCCAGAGAAATTGAAGCTTCTGATATGTCCTCGCTTCAGGCTGTTATAAGTTGTGATGAGGAGCGATTGAAATTGGAGAAAGAAGTTGAAATTTTGTCTACCCAG GATGATGGTGGTGGAGAAGCCCTTGAACGCATTTATGAACGGTTGGATGCATTGGATGCAGCCACTGCTGAAAAGCGAGCTGCTGAGATTTTATTTGGTCTTGGTTTTACAAAGCAAATGCAAGAGAAAAAAACACGCGACTTTTCTGGTGGCTGGAGGATGAGGATTGCTTTAGCAAGAGCTCTCTTCATGAATCCCACTATATTGTTGCTTGATGAACCAACTAATCATCTTG ATTTGGAGGCATGTGTCTGGTTAGAAGAGACGTTGAAGAAGTTTGAGCGAATTCTTGTTGTGGTTTCACATTCCCAGGATTTCTTGAATGGAGTTTGCACGAACATCATACATATGCAGAGTAAGAAGATAAAGCTCTACTCTGGAAATTATGACCAGTACGTCCAAACCAGATCTGAACTCGAGGAGAACCAGATGAAACAATATAAGTGGGAACAGGAGCAGATAGCGTCAATGAAGGAATACATTGCACGGTTTGGTCATGGATCTGCTAAGCTTGCCCGTCAGGCCCAGAGTAAGGAGAAAACTTTGGCGAAGATGGAACGGGGTGGTCTTACGGAGAAGGTGGCCCGAGATAAAGTCCTTGTTTTCAATTTCACTGATGTTGGAAAGCTCCCACCACCTGTTCTTCAGTTTGTGGAAGTGAAGTTTGGCTACACACCTGATAATCTCATCTACAAGAATTTGGATTTTGGTGTGGACCTTGATTCGAGAGTGGCATTGGTTGGACCTAATGGTGCTGGTAAGAGCACACTCCTAAAGCTGATGACAGGGGATTTGGTTCCTCAAGATGGCATGGTTCGCCGCCATAACCACTTGAGGATTGCACAGTTCCATCAGCATTTGGCTGAGAAACTTGATGTGGAAATGTCAGCTCTCCAATATATGATGGGGGAGTATCCTGGGCATGAAGAAGAGAAGATGAGAGCCATAATTGGAAGGTTTGGGCTAACTGGCAAAGCACAAGTGATGCCTATGAAGAACTTGTCTGATGGGCAGAGGAGCCGCGTGATATTTGCGTGGCTGGCTTGGAGGCAGCCACACATGCTACTGCTGGATGAGCCAACTAACCATCTGGATATTGAGACAATCGACTCACTGGCGGAGGCACTTAATAACTGGGATGGTGGCTTGGTTCTTGTTAGCCACGATTTCAGACTGATAAACCAGGTTGCGAAAGAGATATGGGTGTGCGAGAATCAGGCGGTGACTCGGTGGGAGGGAGACATCATGGACTTCAAGCGGCACTTGAGGGCGAGAGCTGGTTTGTTCGACTAA